A region of Pempheris klunzingeri isolate RE-2024b chromosome 15, fPemKlu1.hap1, whole genome shotgun sequence DNA encodes the following proteins:
- the LOC139214085 gene encoding complement factor H-related protein 2-like produces the protein MYMRYLGCVLLVWLPGMLHAQKRADQPCHAPRLRHGYFVPEEEMFSHDAKLTYACYQGYKPAVEGWWATSTCQDGTWSHEPNCIDEKACTAPDIPNAEYTGNTAGWYEEGESISVKCTEGYKARYRDDTATCLNGTWLSPPVCEKNACGEPPNFPHAVIIHQEYQEFFAAGSVVQYECEDGYTVERADTKKFIFCLAGNWTEGPTCMKSSAKPTMCYLPIIMADEPDQVLDLVVLRWGEQVVDKVHLLAVGHNLQTEEPDQVLDLVVLQWGEQVVDKLHLLAAGHNLQTEEPDQVLDLVVLQWGEQVVDKVLLLAVGHNLQVEVY, from the exons ATGTACATGCGATATCTTGGATGTGTTCTCCTGGTTTGGCTTCCAGGAATGCTGCATG CACAGAAGAGGGCAGACCAGCCTTGTCACGCTCCCAGACTGAGACATGGCTACTTTGTCCCTGAAGAAGAAATGTTTTCTCATGATGCAAAGCTCACGTATGCCTGTTATCAAGGATATAAACCAGCAGTGGAGGGATGGTGGGCAACAAGCACATGTCAGGATGGCACATGGTCTCACGAGCCAAACTGTATAG ATGAAAAAGCCTGCACTGCACCAGATATACCCAATGCAGAatacacaggaaacacagctgGTTGGTATGAGGAGGGAGAATCCATTAGTGTAAAATGTACTGAAGGATATAAAGCCAGATACCGGGATGACACAGCAACATGTCTAAATGGAACATGGCTCTCTCCGCCGGTCTGTGAGA AAAATGCGTGCGGTGAGCCCCCTAATTTCCCTCATGCAGTAATCATTCATCAGGAATACCAGGAGTTCTTTGCTGCAGGTTCAGTGGTGCAGTATGAATGTGAGGATGGATATACTGTGGAGAGAGCAGACACCAAAAAATTCATCTTTTGCCTCGCTGGAAACTGGACTGAAGGCCCAACCTGCA TGAAAAGCTCTGCTAAACCCACCATGTGTTACCTCCCCATCATcatg gcAGACGAACCAGACCAGGTGCTGGACTTGGTGGTTCTGCGGTGGGGGGAACAGGTGGTGGACAAAGTGCATCTGCTGGCAGTGGGACACAATCTGCAG ACAGAGGAACCAGACCAGGTACTGGACTTGGTGGTTCTGCAGTGGGGGGAACAGGTGGTGGACAAACTACATCTGCTGGCAGCGGGACacaatctgcag ACAGAGGAACCAGACCAGGTACTGGACTTGGTGGTTCTGCAGTGGGGGGAACAGGTGGTGGACAAAGTACTTCTGCTGGCAGTGGGACacaatctgcaggtggaggtttattgA